In Thermus oshimai DSM 12092, the following are encoded in one genomic region:
- the hypE gene encoding hydrogenase expression/formation protein HypE yields MAEATVRFRDTCIELAHGAGGKASRRLIEGLFLPLLRNPTLAGLADAAVLELEGLRLALTADSFVVKPIVFPGGSLGELAINGTVNDLAMVGARPLALLATFILEAGLDAGVLETQVKAMAQAAERAGVPVVGGDTKVVEHGKADSLYVTTAGLGLVDPRVDLSPKAVRPGDQVLLSGPIGDHGVTVLLARGELDLEASLRSDTRPVWFLVEALIEKVASGLRWMRDPTRGGVATALNELARDAGVGVVLFEEALPVREEVRGACEILGLDPLHIACEGQFLAVVAKEQGEAALEALRRTPGGEEACLVGEIRAEPVGTVQVLSRYGGSRVVDMLVGDPLPRIC; encoded by the coding sequence GCGATACCTGCATCGAGCTCGCCCATGGGGCTGGGGGGAAGGCAAGCCGCCGTCTCATCGAAGGGCTTTTTTTGCCCCTTCTGCGAAACCCAACCCTCGCGGGCCTTGCCGACGCGGCTGTTCTGGAGCTGGAAGGGCTAAGGCTTGCCCTAACAGCAGATAGTTTTGTGGTCAAGCCCATCGTTTTTCCTGGGGGCTCCCTTGGAGAACTGGCGATAAACGGCACGGTGAATGACCTGGCGATGGTGGGGGCAAGACCCCTGGCCCTCCTTGCTACCTTTATCCTTGAAGCTGGACTCGATGCGGGTGTTCTGGAAACTCAGGTAAAAGCCATGGCGCAGGCAGCCGAGAGGGCAGGGGTACCGGTGGTGGGTGGAGACACCAAGGTGGTGGAGCATGGTAAGGCTGATAGCCTCTACGTAACCACCGCAGGTCTGGGATTGGTGGACCCCCGAGTAGATCTCTCCCCAAAAGCAGTCCGCCCCGGGGACCAGGTTCTCCTTTCAGGACCCATTGGGGATCACGGGGTTACCGTGCTCCTTGCCCGAGGAGAACTGGATCTGGAGGCCAGCCTCCGGTCCGATACCCGACCCGTCTGGTTCTTGGTAGAGGCCTTGATTGAGAAAGTCGCCTCCGGTTTACGCTGGATGCGCGACCCCACCCGGGGTGGGGTGGCAACGGCCTTGAACGAGCTCGCCCGAGATGCGGGCGTGGGAGTGGTGCTCTTTGAGGAGGCCCTTCCGGTGAGGGAGGAAGTCCGGGGAGCTTGCGAGATCCTGGGCCTGGACCCGTTACATATCGCCTGCGAAGGCCAGTTCCTGGCCGTGGTGGCTAAGGAACAGGGGGAGGCGGCTCTCGAGGCCCTGCGCCGGACCCCGGGTGGGGAGGAAGCGTGTCTGGTGGGCGAGATACGGGCGGAGCCTGTGGGAACAGTGC